A single genomic interval of Aureliella helgolandensis harbors:
- a CDS encoding DUF922 domain-containing protein — protein MRLITSFQAAQWLTFFCCWGVAVGKEPAALERPYELGPLTISEFIGRVEPGSTAQANTATRVRSKFRYSIRRSGRHFEAKITSITLFTVFLPQDSWWASHASTALLDHEQGHFDIAEINVRKAQLAIAQSKSNGKSMMVTKNSKQEASAAVVAMLDEQLQQVDSQIAADNLEYDRDTRHGLSSPKQSELRRIHQLTLEHLAEELAARNPKTRRLRAKSAPQ, from the coding sequence ATGCGGTTGATCACGTCTTTCCAAGCTGCACAGTGGCTAACGTTTTTTTGCTGCTGGGGAGTTGCAGTGGGTAAAGAACCCGCTGCCCTCGAACGGCCCTATGAATTGGGACCGCTCACCATCAGCGAATTTATCGGCCGCGTCGAACCGGGCAGCACCGCGCAAGCCAACACCGCGACGCGGGTCCGTTCCAAATTCCGCTACTCGATTAGGCGATCGGGCCGCCATTTTGAGGCAAAAATCACCTCCATCACTCTTTTCACTGTCTTCTTACCACAAGATTCGTGGTGGGCATCCCACGCAAGCACTGCCCTACTTGACCATGAGCAGGGACATTTCGATATCGCGGAAATCAATGTGAGAAAAGCTCAACTTGCCATCGCACAATCCAAGTCGAACGGTAAGTCGATGATGGTCACCAAGAACTCGAAACAAGAAGCGTCTGCAGCGGTTGTCGCCATGCTGGATGAACAGCTCCAACAGGTTGATTCACAAATTGCAGCAGACAATCTCGAATATGACCGCGATACTCGGCACGGACTCAGTTCGCCTAAGCAGTCTGAATTGAGGCGCATTCACCAGCTCACCCTCGAGCACTTAGCCGAAGAATTAGCTGCACGAAATCCTAAAACCAGACGACTACGCGCCAAAAGCGCTCCCCAATGA